From a region of the Alosa sapidissima isolate fAloSap1 chromosome 9, fAloSap1.pri, whole genome shotgun sequence genome:
- the LOC121718467 gene encoding uncharacterized protein LOC121718467, which produces MRALSSSALSLKNTKYFCHRHRNITCFNFPTTPQKWRVQTLSNDAFFVTLDQLTAEDAGDYWCGVRETVGESITLISRTQLMIDPPTLPPGAVVAASVNVAVALLLGIPVIIIYMYRRQKVRECSDPSNHRSNITDRDTTDYNQTQFTEVIYEEIKVSRSSRSSYTTPNTVYVMAELPTIPSDDPAYSSGQFPTTPSVDSASCTAGLDPPDDAIYSNSSYLTSETRNAL; this is translated from the exons ATGAGAGCATTGAGTTCATCTGCACTTTCTctgaaaaatacaaaatatttttgccatcgTCATCGGAATATTACCTGCTTCAACTTCCCAACCACACCACAGAAGTGGAGGGTACAGACACTATCAAATGACGCTTTCTTTGTGACCCTGGACCAGCTGACGGCAGAAGATGCCGGAGATTACTGGTGTGGGGTGCGGGAAACTGTAGGTGAATCCATCACTCTGATCAGCCGGACCCAACTCATGATTG ATCCACCCACATTACCACCAG GTGCTGTTGTGGCTGCCAGTGTTAATGTTGCTGTAGCTCTGTTGTTGGGGATCCCAGTCATCATCATCTACATGTACAGGAGACAGAAAGTAAGAG AGTGTTCCGACCCCTCCAACCATCGATCAAACATCACAGATAGAGACACAACAGACTACAACCAG acTCAATTCACCGAAGTCATTTATGAAGAGATAAAGGTCAGCAGATCTTCTCGTTCCTCATACACCACACCCAACACTGTTTATGTCATGGCTGAATTACCCACAATCCCCTCTGATGACCCCGCCTATTCCAGTGGCCAGTTTCCCACAACTCCCTCTGTTGATTCCGCTTCCTGTACTGCTGGATTAGACCCCCCAGACGATGCCATCTACTCAAACTCCTCTTATCTGACCTCTGAAACAAGGAATGCCTTGTGA